The DNA segment ATTTTGTGGTGGTAGTTGAACGGGAGTTTGAGTTGGAACTTGAGTGACATTAGCTGTTGCTGGTCTTGTAGTGATTATTGCAGATAACCCGACAATATTATTTACATATCTCGCCCAGCGATTAGCATCGTCAATTCTGTTAAACCCCCCTATCCGCGTCACTGTATCAGAGAGATATTGACAAGTTGTAGCTTGAATTTCGTTTGGTAAGGCACTACGTAGCTGTTTCTGACTATTTGCTGTGGGACTAACTACCAGCAAAAGATATTCCCCAGGACTGGGTTGTTGACAAACGGGAAAATTTTGTTGGGCAGTGACAGAAGTCATGCTACCAATAAAGCCTAATGCTGTCAGTGCTAACGCACTAGATAAAGTATGAAATTTCTGCACAAAATTGGGACGCATAAATTGGATTTTTTCCAAAGATTTTAAAAATGCCTTTTTTGTTCCCCTAGTTTCAGGTCAGGTTTTAACCTGCACCAAATTTTCCTCGCGGGTGAAGTTTACTATTTTGTCCGGTCGTTTTGAGGGTTTGTAGTCAGCACTTTAGTGCTTAGGGAACACCAAAAAATTAATTCCCCAAAAATTGTAGTTGGGAAAAGCGATCGCGTAACCCACGATAAATTTCAGGGATAGTGGTGGGTTACAGACTATCGTCCTCACCCACCCTACTGGCGTGACAACAGTATATTAAGACACTGATGTGAGAGAAGCCAGAGGATCTGAGATTGTCTCAGAAGGAGCCTGAAATTCTCCTGTAATCACATACTCTAATCGCAGTTTTAGCCAAGTAATAAATTGGGAATTGGTAGAAATAATGGCGGCGGCTGGTTGAGGACACTGAGATTTTATCTCTGCCATCTCAGGTGATTCTAAGAAAGCCGGCTGCTTCACTAACCAAAAATCAATTTCTTTTTCTTGTTCATGATAGTGACGAGTACGTTCTTTGAGAACTTCTGAGGTTGGTTCTTCATGTATCAGGAATTTTTGACTTGCCAAAACGTAATAGTATGTTTTCATTTTTTTAACCTTTGCTTGCTATTCAATAATTTAAGGGTACAGTGGGACATTCTGTACCCTTAAATAATAATTAAACTGGAATTACCTCATCAAAGCACTAAAGGGACAAGCACTGGTTTTTGTTTCACCAGTTCTGGGCTTTTCTTGCCAATTCCATAATTGTTGGAAAAAACTCCAAACATTGGCTGGTTTATGCTTTTGTACACCAGTTTCTTGCTCTTTGCTTGCTGTCAGCTTTTCTAAGAACTTGGTATTGTCATAGTAGTGTTCTAAGGAAAGGATTTTCAAGTCGTCGGTGACGTGGGCAACGCTCATGCCGATAACTTCTATTGTCTCTCCTGTGGGGGCATTGTCTTTGTATGCACCCTGAAAATGTCCCCAATGTCGCCACTTAAAGGCAACGGTGGGGGGGGCTGAGAACACCTCTAGGACTTCCCACAAAAATCCTTCGGGAAATGCTGTATGGAAGAGGCTTGTAGATGTTTCAAAGTTTTCCTCAGCAGCTTTGTAATGTTGGGTGTTGCCGATTAAGAGTTTGTAAGTGCCTGACTCGACTACATCTGATATTGTGTAGCTAGGGCCTCCATTGGTACTCATGCGGAATTTTTCGTTGACAACTGATATCCACTGCTGGGGGTTGGTTTTGAAGTTCGCTTCCACATCGAAGGTTCTCACTAAGTTCTGCACTATGGCTTCTAGTGAATCTTGAGGATGATTACGTGTACTTTCTTTGGCCAGATTTGCGTTGGAACGGGTATAGTCGGGAAACTTACCATAGCGCCATTCGATGTCAGTACTCTGTTCTAGTACTTTATCTCTGTGCTGTACCCAAAGCGGCAGGCTGTTGGACTCTGTTGAGGTCATAGAAGTTTTTGCTGAAAAATTTAACTCCAAATTTCTGGATTTCGCAGTTACAACCCCTCTGTTTTGAAAGTCTTTAGACGCGATTCATCGCGTTTCTACAAGTGTATGGCTTGTTTCATTTCGCGGACGGCTCTTTCGATTCCTACTAATGCGGCTCGACTGATAATGGTATGACCAATGTTGAGTTCTTCCATTCCTGGTAGTGCAGCGACTGGATAAACGTTCCAGTAGGTAAGTCCATGACCGGCGTTGACGCGCAATCCAGCTTTGATTGCTTGTTCACACCCTTTAGCTAATACGGCTAATTCTTGCTGGCGATCGGTTTCGTCTTTAGCCTCAGCGTACTGTCCGGTGTGCAGTTCAATAAATTGCGCTTTTACCTTGACAGATGCTTCGATTTGTGCTGGCTGTGCGTCGATAAATAAACTAACTGGAATACCAACGCTCTGCAATTTATCTACTATCTCGCCTATTCTAGCAATTTGTCCGACGATATCTAATCCGCCTTCTGTGGTGACTTCTTCCCGCTTTTCGGGAACTAAGGTGACGTAATCGGGTTTGATATCGAGAGCGATCGCTAGCATTTCGTCTGTAGCGGCCATTTCTAAATTGAGATGCGATCGCACTGTCTGCCGCAACAATAGCACATCTCTGTCTTGAATATGTCGCCGATCTTCCCGCAGATGCACAGTAATACCATCTGCACCCGCTAATTCTGCCAGTACCGCCGCCGCTACGGGGTCTGGTTCTACTGTGCGCCGCGCTTGACGAATGGTGGCGATGTGATCAATGTTAACTCCCAGTGTAGGCACCCTTGTATCTCCCTATCTATAATCCCTAAGTCTTGATTTTAAAGGATTTT comes from the Nodularia sp. NIES-3585 genome and includes:
- a CDS encoding MgPME-cyclase complex family protein, whose protein sequence is MKTYYYVLASQKFLIHEEPTSEVLKERTRHYHEQEKEIDFWLVKQPAFLESPEMAEIKSQCPQPAAAIISTNSQFITWLKLRLEYVITGEFQAPSETISDPLASLTSVS
- a CDS encoding ester cyclase, which encodes MTSTESNSLPLWVQHRDKVLEQSTDIEWRYGKFPDYTRSNANLAKESTRNHPQDSLEAIVQNLVRTFDVEANFKTNPQQWISVVNEKFRMSTNGGPSYTISDVVESGTYKLLIGNTQHYKAAEENFETSTSLFHTAFPEGFLWEVLEVFSAPPTVAFKWRHWGHFQGAYKDNAPTGETIEVIGMSVAHVTDDLKILSLEHYYDNTKFLEKLTASKEQETGVQKHKPANVWSFFQQLWNWQEKPRTGETKTSACPFSALMR
- a CDS encoding pyridoxine 5'-phosphate synthase, coding for MPTLGVNIDHIATIRQARRTVEPDPVAAAVLAELAGADGITVHLREDRRHIQDRDVLLLRQTVRSHLNLEMAATDEMLAIALDIKPDYVTLVPEKREEVTTEGGLDIVGQIARIGEIVDKLQSVGIPVSLFIDAQPAQIEASVKVKAQFIELHTGQYAEAKDETDRQQELAVLAKGCEQAIKAGLRVNAGHGLTYWNVYPVAALPGMEELNIGHTIISRAALVGIERAVREMKQAIHL